The Peribacillus simplex genome contains a region encoding:
- the ybaK gene encoding Cys-tRNA(Pro) deacylase, protein MGASKTNAMRILDNKRIEYGMMSYDARDGKIDGITVADKIGKAPETVFKTLVTHNGPQQLYVFVIPVAAELDLKKAAKAAGAKKIEMLAVKDLQKYTGYIRGGCSPIGMKRQYPTFIDESATNLPEVIVSGGKIGTQIVLKPSEFLEVTQAEAVALIK, encoded by the coding sequence ATGGGAGCCAGTAAAACGAATGCAATGCGGATTCTTGATAACAAACGTATAGAGTATGGCATGATGAGTTATGATGCCCGCGATGGAAAAATCGACGGGATCACTGTTGCGGACAAGATTGGAAAAGCGCCGGAAACCGTTTTTAAAACGCTTGTTACCCATAACGGACCGCAGCAGCTTTACGTATTTGTCATCCCTGTAGCAGCCGAACTGGACTTGAAAAAAGCAGCGAAGGCCGCAGGGGCAAAAAAAATTGAAATGCTTGCGGTTAAAGATCTGCAAAAATACACAGGGTACATTCGGGGAGGCTGTTCCCCGATCGGAATGAAAAGGCAATACCCGACCTTTATCGATGAAAGTGCAACAAACCTGCCTGAAGTCATCGTAAGTGGAGGGAAAATCGGTACACAGATCGTATTAAAACCGTCAGAATTCCTGGAAGTCACACAAGCGGAAGCTGTAGCCCTAATAAAATAA
- the gntK gene encoding gluconokinase, giving the protein MGQSGYMMGIDIGTTSTKVVLFSKGGEVVQSCSRGYPLHSPTPSVAEQDPEEIYKAVIIAIGEVMIASGIEKQELGFISFSSAMHSLIAIGKDGNPLTNSITWADNRSVAYAEKLKASKQGVQLYHRTGTPIHPMSPITKVMWLRNEHPGIFNETEKFIGIKEYIIYKFFNEYVMDYSLASATGMFNLNDLKWDEEALTIAGIGADKLPTLVPTTHILSGLSEESAAKMNIHADTPFVIGASDGVLANLGQNAIKPGVLAVTIGTSGAVRTVSDRPLTDPKGRTFCYALTENHWVIGGPVNNGGITFRWARDQLGRVEIEKAKASGQDSYEILTDMASNIAPGSDGLIFHPYMAGERAPLWSADARGSFFGLALHHTRDHMVRAVLEGVMYNLYSVLIAVKELTGAPEKIHASGGFVRSKLWRQIMADIFNQNVTIPESFESSSLGAAVLGLYALGEIESLDEVEGMVGETNELVPIEENVKVYEELMSIYLSVSRQLEGDYKRIADFQRRHLE; this is encoded by the coding sequence ATGGGACAATCAGGTTATATGATGGGGATCGATATTGGCACGACGAGTACGAAGGTCGTTCTTTTTTCAAAAGGAGGGGAGGTTGTCCAATCTTGTTCGAGAGGATATCCTCTTCACAGTCCAACTCCTTCCGTTGCGGAACAAGATCCCGAGGAAATCTATAAAGCGGTCATCATTGCAATAGGCGAGGTTATGATTGCAAGCGGAATAGAAAAGCAAGAACTGGGCTTCATATCGTTCAGTTCGGCGATGCATAGCTTGATCGCAATTGGTAAAGACGGCAACCCGCTGACGAATAGCATTACATGGGCAGATAATCGAAGTGTTGCCTATGCGGAGAAATTGAAGGCTTCAAAACAGGGGGTGCAATTGTATCACAGGACGGGAACACCCATTCACCCAATGTCGCCAATCACGAAAGTAATGTGGCTAAGAAATGAACATCCCGGGATTTTTAACGAAACGGAAAAATTTATAGGAATTAAAGAATACATCATCTATAAATTTTTCAATGAGTATGTGATGGATTATTCACTCGCTTCTGCAACGGGCATGTTCAACTTGAATGACCTGAAGTGGGATGAAGAGGCACTCACCATCGCTGGAATCGGGGCAGACAAGCTGCCGACGCTTGTCCCTACAACGCATATCCTCTCAGGATTAAGTGAGGAATCAGCTGCAAAAATGAACATTCATGCTGATACCCCGTTTGTGATTGGCGCGAGTGATGGCGTGCTTGCCAACTTAGGGCAAAACGCAATCAAGCCAGGCGTTCTGGCAGTGACGATTGGAACGAGCGGGGCGGTAAGGACCGTCAGTGACCGGCCGCTTACCGATCCCAAAGGCAGGACATTCTGCTATGCACTTACTGAGAATCATTGGGTAATCGGCGGACCGGTCAACAATGGGGGAATCACCTTCCGATGGGCCCGCGATCAATTGGGCCGTGTGGAAATCGAAAAAGCGAAGGCTTCGGGACAGGACTCCTATGAGATTCTGACGGATATGGCTTCCAATATTGCACCTGGTTCTGATGGGTTGATATTCCATCCGTATATGGCAGGGGAACGGGCACCATTATGGAGTGCCGATGCAAGGGGCTCCTTCTTTGGGCTGGCGCTTCATCATACTCGTGACCATATGGTCCGGGCAGTGCTGGAGGGTGTGATGTATAACTTGTACAGTGTCCTTATTGCTGTAAAGGAGTTGACTGGTGCTCCCGAGAAGATTCATGCAAGCGGCGGATTTGTCCGATCGAAGCTCTGGCGCCAAATCATGGCTGATATATTCAATCAAAACGTGACCATTCCTGAAAGCTTTGAGAGTTCGAGCTTAGGCGCCGCCGTTCTAGGATTATACGCATTGGGCGAAATCGAAAGCCTTGATGAGGTTGAGGGAATGGTTGGTGAAACGAATGAACTTGTCCCGATCGAAGAGAACGTTAAAGTGTATGAAGAATTAATGTCGATTTATTTATCCGTAAGCAGGCAATTGGAGGGCGACTACAAGAGGATCGCTGATTTCCAAAGGCGCCATTTAGAATAA
- a CDS encoding ATP-binding protein, with amino-acid sequence MSDSLILPFSELDSLIVSSDNSGGIGLKEKDLVHVPYEVVGYYSFRVAVMECLGVGGSPVSVVLNNFCGDQAWEDLTKGVRKGLNELGMEDLPITGSTESNMPLLQSALGLMVIGKRANEYVKKQYPLRKIALIGRPLVGEEVMEQQDWIAPLSLYKSLCEMEGVQALPVGSKGIAYEWEHLDQSGEGVSVHISNKVDIAKSSGPSTCFLIAYPEQLEEEIKHRSGSLFIGE; translated from the coding sequence ATGAGTGATTCATTGATTTTACCATTTTCCGAATTAGATTCATTGATTGTTTCAAGTGATAATAGCGGCGGAATCGGCCTGAAGGAAAAAGATCTTGTCCATGTCCCTTATGAGGTCGTTGGATATTATTCCTTTCGGGTTGCCGTCATGGAATGTTTGGGCGTTGGCGGGAGCCCAGTATCCGTCGTTCTAAATAATTTCTGCGGTGATCAAGCCTGGGAGGACTTGACCAAGGGTGTCAGGAAGGGGCTGAATGAATTGGGAATGGAGGATCTCCCCATTACAGGCAGCACTGAAAGTAACATGCCGCTACTTCAATCAGCACTTGGTCTTATGGTGATTGGTAAACGAGCGAATGAATATGTTAAAAAGCAGTACCCTTTACGGAAAATAGCTCTGATCGGCAGGCCGCTCGTTGGAGAAGAAGTAATGGAACAGCAAGATTGGATCGCGCCGTTATCTTTATATAAAAGCCTATGTGAAATGGAAGGTGTTCAGGCACTTCCAGTCGGCTCAAAAGGGATAGCATATGAATGGGAGCACCTGGACCAAAGTGGTGAAGGTGTTTCTGTGCATATAAGTAATAAAGTCGATATTGCAAAATCATCAGGACCATCCACCTGCTTCCTCATTGCTTATCCTGAACAACTTGAGGAAGAAATCAAGCACCGATCCGGTTCTCTTTTTATTGGCGAATGA
- a CDS encoding ECF transporter S component, giving the protein MDVRKISAIAIFIALSAVGAMIKIPSPIGSIALDSFPALLAAVILGPVSGAIVAGLGHIISALFGGMPLGPFHFLIMAEMAVLTWMFSILYISGKKIGAFFLFFIGNAFVLALPFAFLISPGFYTLLVPGLTAATAVNVVLAGLLLPRLEPVLKKMIFKDGLAE; this is encoded by the coding sequence ATGGATGTAAGAAAAATTAGTGCAATTGCCATATTCATTGCCTTATCGGCGGTAGGGGCAATGATTAAAATCCCTTCCCCGATCGGGAGTATCGCCTTGGATAGTTTTCCGGCCCTTTTGGCGGCTGTCATACTTGGCCCGGTATCGGGGGCTATTGTAGCTGGGCTTGGTCATATCATTTCAGCGTTATTCGGCGGCATGCCACTTGGGCCATTCCACTTTTTGATCATGGCCGAAATGGCGGTCCTGACATGGATGTTTAGCATTTTATATATAAGCGGAAAAAAAATAGGCGCATTTTTCCTCTTCTTTATCGGTAATGCCTTCGTTTTAGCCCTGCCTTTCGCATTTCTGATCAGCCCTGGTTTTTACACATTATTGGTTCCGGGATTGACGGCAGCGACGGCGGTAAATGTAGTATTGGCTGGCCTTTTACTGCCACGCTTGGAGCCTGTCTTGAAAAAAATGATTTTTAAAGATGGACTCGCAGAATGA
- a CDS encoding cob(I)yrinic acid a,c-diamide adenosyltransferase, with protein MKIYTRTGDKGQTSVIGGRLDKDDIRVESYGTVDEVNSYIGLAVTELDSAIFTDVLADLEKIQHELFDCGGDLATVSEKAPQKLTEEAITYLEERIDAFILEAPELEKFILPGGSKAAATIHIARTVTRRAERLVVSLIKSGAAVSPLSLQYLNRLSDYFFAVARVINFRLGVKDVEYIRSANVFRGGKRKEKE; from the coding sequence ATGAAAATCTATACACGTACAGGGGATAAGGGACAAACAAGCGTAATCGGAGGTCGGCTTGATAAGGATGACATCCGGGTTGAATCTTATGGAACAGTCGATGAAGTGAATAGCTATATCGGTCTTGCTGTGACAGAATTGGATTCAGCGATATTTACGGATGTACTGGCCGATCTAGAGAAGATCCAGCATGAGTTGTTTGATTGCGGCGGTGATTTGGCAACCGTTTCCGAGAAGGCCCCGCAAAAGCTGACGGAGGAGGCCATTACCTATTTGGAAGAACGAATAGATGCCTTCATACTCGAAGCGCCGGAATTGGAAAAGTTTATCCTGCCTGGCGGCTCAAAAGCGGCTGCAACCATTCACATCGCCCGTACCGTCACAAGAAGGGCGGAACGATTGGTCGTTTCATTGATCAAGTCTGGTGCGGCCGTTTCACCATTATCACTTCAATATTTAAATCGTTTGTCGGATTACTTCTTTGCCGTTGCACGTGTGATCAACTTCCGTCTTGGTGTGAAAGATGTGGAATATATCCGCAGCGCAAATGTATTCCGTGGAGGGAAAAGAAAGGAAAAAGAGTAA
- a CDS encoding bifunctional adenosylcobinamide kinase/adenosylcobinamide-phosphate guanylyltransferase: protein MGRPGKLKEGRTLHFVTGGAYNGKTKWVKQLYGLENDVLWLSGYRKEQPELIDFQGKTVVLQGLDAWIQQDAEKMDSDSIRKRWKEIMADWRIWEKEKDEHNCIVIGSDISKGIVPIEARDRRWRDACGWVFQDVATISSRVDIIWYGINQRIK from the coding sequence ATGGGAAGACCGGGAAAGCTTAAGGAGGGGAGAACGCTGCACTTTGTTACAGGAGGCGCCTATAATGGGAAAACTAAATGGGTAAAGCAATTGTATGGATTGGAAAATGATGTCCTTTGGCTATCCGGTTATCGAAAAGAACAGCCGGAATTGATTGATTTTCAAGGCAAGACTGTTGTATTGCAAGGGTTGGATGCATGGATTCAGCAAGATGCAGAAAAGATGGATTCAGATTCGATTCGAAAAAGATGGAAGGAAATCATGGCTGATTGGCGAATATGGGAGAAAGAAAAGGATGAACACAATTGCATTGTGATCGGTTCTGATATTTCCAAAGGCATTGTCCCGATCGAAGCAAGAGATCGCAGATGGCGCGATGCCTGCGGATGGGTCTTTCAAGATGTAGCAACCATATCCAGTCGCGTTGACATCATTTGGTATGGAATTAACCAGCGAATAAAGTAG
- a CDS encoding histidine phosphatase family protein, protein MADIVAITLLRHGLTEANGRKAYLGWTDSPLSAKGEKEILELRDSYPKYEKILSSDLPRCVETARLLFPHAVPVKNPLFREMNFGSWEGRTYQELKTDRDYLNWLERPMEALVPGGESYPAFSKRVNDGWNHLIACKENRIALMTHGGVIRDLLVRYAPMEKSFFDWGISHGRGYELIWEDRESLRRGERCTLLQEAPIMGKLNG, encoded by the coding sequence ATGGCTGATATTGTGGCTATTACACTACTTCGCCATGGGCTGACGGAAGCAAATGGGCGAAAGGCCTATTTAGGCTGGACGGATTCCCCATTAAGCGCCAAAGGAGAAAAGGAAATACTGGAATTAAGAGACTCTTACCCAAAGTATGAAAAAATTCTCAGCAGTGATTTGCCCCGCTGTGTGGAAACTGCGCGACTGCTGTTTCCACATGCAGTTCCGGTCAAAAATCCTTTGTTCCGTGAAATGAACTTCGGCAGTTGGGAAGGTCGGACGTATCAAGAGTTAAAGACAGATAGAGATTATCTTAATTGGCTGGAACGTCCCATGGAAGCCCTTGTGCCTGGGGGTGAAAGCTATCCGGCATTTTCCAAGCGTGTGAATGATGGCTGGAACCATTTGATTGCCTGTAAGGAGAACCGAATTGCCCTAATGACGCATGGAGGGGTAATTCGTGATTTATTGGTCCGCTATGCCCCGATGGAAAAGTCCTTTTTTGATTGGGGAATTTCCCATGGCAGGGGATATGAGCTGATATGGGAAGACCGGGAAAGCTTAAGGAGGGGAGAACGCTGCACTTTGTTACAGGAGGCGCCTATAATGGGAAAACTAAATGGGTAA
- the cobS gene encoding adenosylcobinamide-GDP ribazoletransferase translates to MSGVIGFLINLQFFTVFPIKKQLPMEKKYIHRAIQTFPLVGLLLGLILGGVLYALVEWTPLSSLAIAFFLWFLTMALTGGLHLDGWIDASDAFFSYQDKERRLEIMKDSRTGAFGVISVIVLLAARFLFIYEIVERVNEWTYFLIIALPLLSKCVMGYLLIRMPLAKKEGLGAFFQSAVKKSSLPIYWMYFFVSLAIAWIIDFKLVTLFFIMCLAAVFFLVYIKCKIVSWFGGITGDVLGASVEGVELWLWLILWLLHYFAMG, encoded by the coding sequence ATGAGCGGAGTGATCGGATTTTTAATTAACCTGCAGTTCTTTACGGTTTTTCCAATAAAGAAGCAGCTTCCGATGGAGAAGAAATATATTCACCGTGCCATTCAAACCTTTCCATTGGTAGGTCTTTTGCTAGGCTTGATATTGGGCGGTGTTTTGTATGCGCTCGTGGAATGGACCCCATTGTCATCGCTGGCGATTGCCTTTTTCCTTTGGTTTTTGACGATGGCATTAACGGGAGGTTTGCATCTCGATGGCTGGATCGATGCAAGTGATGCTTTTTTTTCCTATCAGGATAAAGAGCGGCGATTGGAAATCATGAAGGATTCCAGGACAGGTGCATTTGGTGTAATCTCCGTCATAGTCCTATTGGCAGCCCGGTTTCTATTTATCTATGAAATTGTCGAAAGGGTTAATGAATGGACATACTTCTTGATCATTGCCCTTCCCCTCTTAAGCAAATGCGTGATGGGTTATTTGCTCATCCGGATGCCGCTGGCTAAAAAAGAGGGGCTCGGTGCTTTTTTTCAAAGTGCAGTAAAGAAAAGCAGTTTGCCCATTTATTGGATGTACTTCTTTGTAAGTTTGGCGATTGCCTGGATCATCGATTTTAAGCTTGTCACCTTATTTTTCATCATGTGTCTGGCTGCGGTGTTTTTCCTGGTTTATATAAAATGTAAAATCGTCAGTTGGTTCGGTGGGATAACGGGGGATGTACTGGGGGCATCCGTGGAAGGGGTTGAGCTTTGGTTATGGCTGATATTGTGGCTATTACACTACTTCGCCATGGGCTGA
- a CDS encoding bifunctional adenosylcobinamide kinase/adenosylcobinamide-phosphate guanylyltransferase — translation MEKASLCFITGGVRSGKSSFAERKALEYALQTDGNLHYLACGRISDVEMGERILRHRKDRESSPIAWKTSEYATDITRIGEDIDQDSIILLDCLTTLLDNELFGPGIPLEEEFLDSVFSKIITGINEIRKQSSCLIVVSNELVQEPIFHDDFLHIYGKTLGQLHQTIVGQADEAYLVEAGIPLRKKGCMQE, via the coding sequence GTGGAGAAAGCAAGTCTCTGTTTTATAACCGGGGGTGTCCGTTCCGGAAAAAGCAGCTTCGCAGAAAGAAAAGCCCTGGAGTATGCACTCCAAACGGATGGGAACTTGCATTACCTCGCCTGTGGCCGTATCAGTGATGTGGAGATGGGTGAACGCATCCTTAGGCACCGGAAAGATAGAGAAAGCAGCCCGATTGCATGGAAAACTTCCGAATACGCAACGGATATTACAAGGATAGGGGAGGACATTGATCAGGATTCCATCATTCTGCTCGATTGTCTGACAACCCTGCTTGATAACGAACTATTTGGCCCAGGTATTCCGCTTGAAGAAGAATTTTTAGATAGCGTTTTTTCAAAAATAATAACCGGAATCAATGAGATAAGAAAACAATCCAGCTGTTTAATAGTCGTGAGCAATGAATTGGTGCAGGAACCGATTTTCCATGATGATTTTCTTCATATATACGGAAAAACACTGGGCCAGCTTCATCAAACGATCGTCGGGCAGGCCGATGAAGCCTATCTTGTAGAAGCGGGAATTCCATTGCGGAAGAAAGGGTGCATGCAGGAATGA
- the cobD gene encoding threonine-phosphate decarboxylase CobD: MTLPSHGSNPHYLYEALEIEMPESVLDFSANINPLGPPLRIKEQWSGFFEGILQYPDPHAIELTKSIAKKEGLPEQSVLMGNGGAEIIMLVANGLANQRVLIIQPAFAEYAEACLAAGSKVDFHQLDAPEWQLDLDRLIPRLPEYDAIFLCTPNNPTGVSFKRDAVRELIIECQKADCLVVLDEAFYDFTEDAFSYASLINVFPHLLILRSMTKIFAIPGLRLGYLLAAPDIIKRVRNYKPHWSVNHVALEVGKICLAEESYMRKTRDYIALQKQKLFRFYEEQGLNVSDSTVNFYLVKDESLSLFPFLLKKGIVPRHTYNFPGLDGRWLRFAVKSEHDNEALMEGVRQWRKQVSVL; this comes from the coding sequence TTGACATTACCTTCTCATGGCTCTAATCCTCATTATCTTTACGAAGCGCTGGAAATCGAAATGCCTGAATCGGTTCTCGACTTCAGTGCTAACATCAACCCATTGGGTCCGCCTTTACGCATAAAGGAACAGTGGTCTGGTTTTTTCGAAGGAATCCTTCAATACCCAGATCCTCATGCCATTGAACTGACAAAATCAATCGCAAAAAAAGAAGGGCTTCCTGAGCAATCCGTTTTGATGGGGAACGGTGGTGCTGAAATAATCATGTTGGTAGCGAACGGATTAGCCAATCAAAGAGTGCTAATCATTCAGCCGGCATTTGCAGAATATGCAGAAGCTTGTTTGGCAGCCGGAAGTAAGGTCGATTTTCACCAGCTTGATGCTCCTGAGTGGCAATTGGACTTGGATCGATTGATTCCCCGATTACCCGAATATGATGCAATTTTCTTATGTACACCTAATAATCCGACCGGTGTTTCATTTAAGCGGGATGCAGTTAGGGAATTGATCATTGAATGCCAAAAAGCGGACTGCCTGGTAGTCCTGGATGAAGCTTTTTATGATTTTACGGAGGATGCCTTTAGTTATGCTTCTTTAATCAATGTATTTCCGCATTTACTCATTCTGAGATCAATGACTAAAATCTTTGCAATTCCGGGTTTGAGACTGGGCTATTTGCTTGCGGCACCTGACATCATAAAACGGGTAAGAAATTATAAACCGCATTGGAGCGTCAACCATGTGGCACTTGAAGTGGGGAAAATCTGTCTTGCAGAAGAATCCTATATGAGAAAGACAAGAGACTATATTGCCTTACAAAAGCAAAAACTATTCCGGTTTTATGAGGAGCAAGGGCTGAATGTCTCCGATAGCACAGTCAATTTTTATTTGGTGAAAGATGAATCCTTATCCCTTTTCCCCTTTTTGCTGAAAAAAGGAATCGTACCGCGTCATACCTATAATTTTCCCGGTTTGGATGGAAGGTGGCTTCGGTTTGCTGTGAAGAGTGAACATGATAACGAAGCACTGATGGAGGGGGTAAGACAGTGGAGAAAGCAAGTCTCTGTTTTATAA
- the cbiB gene encoding adenosylcobinamide-phosphate synthase CbiB translates to MIYYHLFAVTLAFFLDLLIGDPPNWPHPVKWIGTMISKLDLAFNRGAYKKRNGLFMLIIVLSVVLLITGLTVYLAYWIHPLAGILWEAVVISTTIAQKGLKQAGMDVCHPLNERDFPEARLKLSYIVGRDTADLDESEIVRGTVETVAENTSDGITAPMFWAAFGGAPLAMMYRAINTCDSMVGYKNDKYGQFGWASAKLDDIVNWIPSRLTGFLMLLSSKSGHHGPGARWKILFNDAKKHPSPNSGWCEAGVAAILGIQLGGRNMYKGIVSDRARMGVPLVRLEAKHIPKTITIMHRSSFLFLLMLWLGGLILDITFSWL, encoded by the coding sequence ATGATTTATTATCATCTCTTTGCAGTTACGCTGGCGTTTTTCCTTGATCTATTAATTGGTGACCCTCCAAATTGGCCGCATCCAGTCAAATGGATAGGAACGATGATAAGCAAATTGGATCTGGCATTCAATAGAGGGGCATATAAGAAACGGAATGGACTCTTCATGTTGATCATCGTCTTATCGGTAGTGTTGTTGATTACTGGTCTTACCGTCTATTTGGCCTATTGGATCCATCCGCTTGCAGGCATCCTTTGGGAAGCTGTTGTCATTTCCACTACGATAGCTCAAAAGGGCTTGAAGCAAGCTGGGATGGATGTTTGCCATCCGCTTAATGAACGGGATTTTCCTGAAGCGAGGCTAAAGCTTTCCTATATCGTGGGCCGTGATACTGCTGATCTTGATGAATCCGAAATAGTCAGGGGAACCGTGGAAACCGTAGCGGAAAATACCAGTGATGGGATCACGGCACCGATGTTTTGGGCAGCATTTGGCGGTGCGCCGCTTGCGATGATGTACAGGGCGATTAATACCTGCGATTCCATGGTAGGGTACAAAAATGATAAATATGGACAATTCGGCTGGGCTTCAGCCAAGCTCGATGATATTGTCAACTGGATTCCCAGCCGCCTCACCGGATTCCTGATGTTGCTGAGCTCGAAATCCGGCCATCATGGACCTGGTGCCAGATGGAAGATATTATTCAATGATGCAAAAAAACATCCAAGCCCGAATAGCGGGTGGTGTGAAGCAGGCGTTGCTGCCATTTTGGGAATACAGCTTGGAGGCAGGAATATGTACAAAGGAATTGTTTCCGACCGTGCGAGGATGGGAGTTCCGCTTGTTCGATTGGAAGCAAAACATATACCAAAAACGATTACCATCATGCATCGGTCATCTTTTCTATTTCTACTGATGCTATGGCTAGGGGGACTTATTCTTGACATTACCTTCTCATGGCTCTAA
- a CDS encoding heme ABC transporter ATP-binding protein, which translates to MLEVRGLTGGYHNKAVLDSVSFDVHKGELFGILGPNGSGKTTLLSMLSGVLDYKGGSVRIRGRDLKDYSSKQLAQVIAVLPQHSSLAFSYTVKETVSLGRYAHQSGWFHSWSAEDESIVQRVMEQTGVADFQDLHFERLSGGERQRVLLAQALAQEPEILFLDEPTNHLDLSYQKDLLDLMRKMAKEQKLTVISIFHDLNLAGLYCDRLMLLEKGQIQVVDVPNEVLQQERIQDVYHTTIEKHPHPALPKPQMFIVPEKHGHDTIPLEIDGSYLTVGPEMIQLDSPIPLRTMSSGVTGSGTGWHKYFVNRHVHHGYDCEDHHVEMAAYLKTHGFEPHETVGMMTAVFLDTVAFKLLRDEDFSVFIIVTAGVGNAIDASLADRHSWSSAPGTINTWIFVNGHLAEEAFIHSIVTATEAKVKALHDLHVMDKVTNTCATGTSTDSILIAATQRGARLQYAGTITPLGKMISRGVYDCTVEALKNTWKRIEDL; encoded by the coding sequence ATGCTTGAAGTAAGAGGGTTAACAGGTGGATATCATAACAAAGCTGTTTTGGACTCTGTCTCTTTTGATGTACATAAAGGGGAATTATTCGGGATTCTTGGTCCAAATGGCAGCGGAAAAACGACGCTTTTAAGCATGCTTAGCGGGGTGCTCGATTATAAAGGCGGAAGCGTACGGATAAGAGGTAGGGATTTGAAGGATTATTCGTCAAAACAACTTGCACAGGTCATTGCTGTGCTCCCTCAACATTCCTCATTAGCTTTCTCCTATACAGTAAAAGAGACGGTTTCACTTGGGCGATATGCCCATCAATCAGGTTGGTTCCATAGTTGGTCCGCGGAAGATGAATCGATTGTCCAACGAGTTATGGAACAAACGGGAGTAGCTGATTTTCAGGATCTTCATTTTGAACGATTATCAGGAGGGGAGAGACAAAGGGTCTTGCTGGCACAGGCACTTGCCCAAGAGCCGGAAATCCTTTTTTTGGATGAACCTACGAACCATTTGGATCTCTCCTATCAAAAAGATCTTCTTGATCTAATGAGGAAAATGGCAAAAGAGCAGAAGTTGACCGTTATTTCAATTTTTCATGATTTGAATTTGGCTGGATTATATTGTGATCGGCTTATGTTGCTTGAGAAAGGGCAGATTCAGGTTGTTGATGTGCCGAACGAAGTGCTCCAACAGGAACGGATTCAGGATGTATATCATACGACGATCGAAAAACATCCACATCCCGCCCTTCCGAAACCGCAGATGTTCATCGTTCCGGAAAAGCATGGCCATGATACGATCCCATTGGAAATCGATGGTTCCTATTTGACAGTCGGTCCTGAGATGATTCAATTGGATTCCCCGATCCCGCTTAGAACGATGTCTTCTGGTGTGACTGGTTCTGGGACGGGCTGGCATAAATATTTTGTGAATAGGCACGTCCATCATGGCTATGATTGCGAGGATCATCATGTTGAAATGGCCGCCTATTTAAAGACTCATGGTTTTGAACCTCATGAAACGGTAGGGATGATGACAGCTGTCTTTCTCGATACGGTTGCTTTCAAGCTATTAAGAGATGAAGATTTCTCGGTTTTCATCATCGTGACGGCTGGTGTAGGGAATGCCATCGACGCTTCCTTAGCTGACCGGCATTCTTGGAGTTCCGCTCCAGGAACGATCAATACTTGGATATTCGTAAATGGGCATTTGGCAGAAGAGGCTTTCATCCACAGCATAGTTACTGCGACCGAGGCAAAAGTAAAAGCCCTTCATGACTTGCATGTCATGGATAAGGTGACAAATACATGTGCAACAGGAACATCGACAGACAGCATTTTGATTGCGGCAACTCAAAGGGGGGCAAGGCTTCAATATGCAGGCACCATCACTCCGTTAGGGAAGATGATCAGCCGCGGTGTATATGATTGTACAGTGGAAGCATTAAAGAATACTTGGAAACGGATTGAGGATTTATGA